A stretch of the Salarias fasciatus chromosome 3, fSalaFa1.1, whole genome shotgun sequence genome encodes the following:
- the dhrs4 gene encoding dehydrogenase/reductase SDR family member 4, producing MFRTVFRCLRTQPVAGQRSMSQSSLTGKVAIVTASTDGIGLAAAQALGKRGAHVVVSSRRQANVDRAVSLLQSQSIQVIGTTCNVGKGEDREKLVQMTLDKYGGIDILVSNAAVNPFFGNMLDSTEEVWDKILAVNVKCSFLLTKLVVPHMEKRGGGNVIFVSSVGGYQPMPALGPYSVSKTALLGLTRALAPELAQSNIRVNCVAPGIIKTRFSEALWQNEDIMDEFKKQLCIKRIGQPEEIGGVIAFLCSDEASYITGETITATGGMSCRL from the exons ATGTTCAGAACTGTTTTCAGGTGTCTGAGGACTCAACCTGTGGCTGGCCAAAGAAGCATGTCACAAAGCAGTCTCACTGGAAAGGTAGCCATCGTCACTGCCTCCACAGATGG gatcggtctggctgcagctcagGCTCTGGGTAAACGGGGGGCTCACGTGGTCGTGAGCAGCCGGCGGCAGGCCAACGTGGACCGAGCGgtgtctctgctgcagagccagagcATCCAAGTGATCGGAACCACTTGTAACGTGGGCAAGGGAGAGGACAGGGAAAAGCTGGTGCAAATG ACTCTGGACAAGTATGGAGGCATCGACATCCTGGTGTCCAACGCGGCGGTCAACCCTTTCTTCGGAAACATGTTGGACTCCACAGAGGAAGTTTGGGACAAG ATTCTGGCTGTGAATGTGAAATGTTCCTTCCTGCTGACCAAGCTGGTGGTGCCTCACATGGAGAAAAGAGG aggGGGAAACGTGATATTTGTGTCGTCTGTGGGAGGATACCAACCGATGCCG gCGTTAGGACCTTACAGCGTCAGTAAGACGGCCTTGCTGGGCCTGACCCGGGCCCTGGCCCCCGAGCTGGCTCAGAGTAACATCAGGGTGAACTGCGTGGCTCCCGGAATCATCAAGACTCGCTTCAGTGAGGCG CTGTGGCAAAACGAAGACATCATGGACGAGTTCAAAAAGCAGCTGTGCATTAAAAG aaTCGGACAGCCAGAGGAAATTGGAGGAGTGATCGCGTTCCTTTGCTCCGACGAGGCATCCTACATCACCGGAGAGACCATCACGGCGACCGGCGGGATGAGCTGTCGGCTGTGA